In Zingiber officinale cultivar Zhangliang chromosome 8B, Zo_v1.1, whole genome shotgun sequence, a single genomic region encodes these proteins:
- the LOC122014958 gene encoding heat stress transcription factor A-1-like, translated as MVAAKNAGGEAAPTAATVNANLVSGAPPPFLSKTYEMVDDLSTNSIVSWGDANNNFVVWNPPEFARNLLPKYFKHDNFSSFVRQLNTYGFRKVDPDQWEFANEGFLRGQKHLLKTINRRKTTHTQNQPQELQTQNATGAACVELGKFGLVKEIERLKRDKNVLMQELDRLRQQQQSTDHHLKTLVQRLQGMEHHQQQMMSFLAKAMQNPGFLSQFVQQNDSSQRIAGVNKKRRYPNLDRTKVENSSHEGQIIKYKLLINKAAKAMMMQILKYGTTPRLESVSESRNTLVDDIHSSVETLDCETLRNSRVTLSEVPSTSSVSCSPAPTEHSMILSSPAPSEIQSSEAMITPAEMAKTNLEPGISEAIALYHSDPFAAQVSAMQGRIPIGEANVTQNLSYSIPQAKSNYVNINHECDLVVVEAGKFPSDIGMDTLNEDDKLPSINDPFWEQFLEANPLYVDLELVNSSKNEGM; from the exons ATGGTTGCGGCGAAGAACGCCGGTGGAGAGGCTGCGCCGACGGCAGCCACCGTTAATGCGAACCTAGTCAGCGGCGCGCCACCGCCGTTCCTCAGCAAGACGTATGAGATGGTGGATGACCTCTCTACCAACTCTATCGTCTCGTGGGGAGATGCGAACAACAACTTCGTCGTTTGGAATCCGCCCGAGTTCGCGAGGAACCTCCTCCCCAAGTACTTCAAGCACGACAATTTCTCCAGCTTTGTTAGGCAGCTCAATACATAT GGTTTTAGAAAGGTTGATCCTGATCAATGGGAATTTGCAAATGAGGGGTTCTTAAGAGGCCAGAAACATCTGTTGAAGACCATCAACAGGAGAAAAACTACACATACACAGAACCAACCTCAGGagttacaaacacaaaacgctactGGGGCAGCATGTGTCGAGTTAGGTAAGTTTGGATTGGTGAAGGAGATTGAGAGGCTTAAGAGGGATAAAAATGTCCTAATGCAAGAACTGGATAGGCTTAGACAGCAGCAGCAATCCACTGATCATCATTTGAAGACCTTAGTGCAACGTCTTCAAGGCATGGAACATCACCAGCAGCAGATGATGTCATTCTTGGCAAAAGCTATGCAGAATCCTGGTTTCCTATCCCAGTTCGTGCAACAAAATGACAGCAGTCAACGGATAGCTGGGGTTAATAAGAAACGTCGATATCCTAATCTGGATAGAACTAAGGTTGAAAACTCATCGCATGAAGGTCAGATTATCAAATACAAGCTGTTGATAAATAAAGCAGCTAAAGCAATGATGATGCAGATTCTAAAGTATGGCACAACTCCCAGGCTGGAATCTGTCAGTGAATCTAGGAACACTTTGGTCGATGACATCCATTCCTCCGTGGAAACCTTAGATTGTGAAACTTTGAGGAACTCCAGAGTTACTCTATCTGAGGTCCCTTCAACATCTAGTGTTTCTTGCTCTCCTGCTCCCACAGAACATTCAATGATTCTTTCATCACCTGCTCCATCAGAGATTCAATCTTCTGAGGCCATGATTACACCAGCTGAGATGGCAAAAACAAATCTGGAACCTGGAATATCGGAGGCCATTGCTCTCTACCATTCTGATCCTTTTGCCGCACAAGTTTCCGCAATGCAAGGTAGGATACCAATTGGGGAAGCTAATGTTACTCAAAATTTAAGTTATTCAATACCCCAGGCAAAGAGCAATTACGTAAACATCAATCATGAATGTGATCTGGTTGTTGTTGAAGCTGGAAAGTTCCCTTCTGATATTGGTATGGATACCTTGAATGAAGATGACAAACTTCCAAGTATAAATGATCCTTTCTGGGAACAATTCCTAGAAGCAAATCCACTTTATGTTGATCTAGAGTTGGTTAATTCTAGCAAAAATGAAGGGATGTAA
- the LOC122013428 gene encoding uncharacterized protein LOC122013428, which produces MAAAAAAAPPSASSVAAASSISKRALLAPSSRAAAQKSSFLGLSLGVKIEGRRRNASLEGRRGLEVNARTAGTSKNIEVEVDKPLGLTLGQKPAGGVVITAVDSGGNAAKAGLRAGDQVLYTSSFFGDELWPADKLGFTKTAIQAKPDSVYFVVNRGAEVDVKRLTKRPAPPRFGRTLTEAQKERATHICLDCGFIYFLSKPFEEQPDGYICPQCNAPKKRFARYNAVTGKTIGSGLPPIGVLIGLVVGIAAVGGLVVYGLQ; this is translated from the exons ATGGCAGCAGCAGCGGCAGCAGCTCCACCTTCCGCTTCCTCCGTCGCCGCCGCTTCCTCCATTTCCAAGCGCGCTCTACTTGCTCCCTCCTCGCGCGCTGCGGCACAG AAGTCTTCTTTCCTTGGCTTGTCATTGGGGGTGAAGATCGAGGGTAGGAGGAGGAATGCTTCTCTCGAAGGAAGGCGAGGGCTCGAGGTCAACGCGAGGACGGCTGGGACGTCGAAGAACATAGAGGTTGAGGTCGACAAGCCCTTGGGCCTAACACTGGGGCAGAAGCCCGCCGGTGGAGTCGTTATCACT GCAGTAGATTCTGGTGGAAATGCAGCAAAGGCAGGGCTTAGGGCTGGAGACCAAGTATTGTACACAAGCAGCTTCTTTGGGGATGAGCTGTGGCCTGCTGATAAGCTGGGTTTTACCAAAACAGCTATCCAAGCAAAGCCAGACTCTGTTTATTTTGTAGTAAACAG GGGAGCAGAGGTAGATGTAAAAAGACTAACTAAGAGGCCTGCTCCTCCTCGATTTGGTCGCACCTTGACTGAAGCACAAAAG GAAAGAGCAACTCACATATGCCTCGACTGTGGCTTTATTTACTTTCTGTCAAAGCCTTTTGAAGAGCAG CCTGATGGATACATTTGCCCGCAATGCAATGCACCAAAGAAGCGGTTTGCTCGCTACAATGCTGTTACCGGAAAAACAATCGGCAGTGGGTTGCCACCCATTGGGGTGCTAATTGGCCTAGTGGTCGGGATCGCTGCGGTTGGTGGGCTTGTTGTCTATGGTCTCCAGTAA
- the LOC122013460 gene encoding protein CYCLOPS-like: MEMLGYRTALQICREDSEELFTAWLMNGEIVILSQGRRYVAMQNQMQAIIESQNNSTILGVAKGPTMLRNEFCDASMVETGTHVQTFMSLSDSATSPFDTLSVAAVDPNSSAVSILNGSLKNKRLSREVTSNEISNIQPEVNHICNQEQNSMTKVEISLEPNTEAFLSPVNQFRTGTVSQEPSQSGSSTTVLAFSTGFDACDDLVNSAQTNSICESTKRPIGGQNWNHKSVDYGENMLQNNVKDDRKKGNLIRLGSVNSSVISDKGHPTKKRLVELSRKYNGKAKERSLAPALPSDMQAVLKRCETLEKEVRSLKLNLSFMNSTLSINNFGIFFLSYMATTAFARAYLKVMKPLHENYTAGVFH, from the exons ATGGAGATGCTAGGATACAGGACTGCATTGCAAATCTGTAGAGAAGACAGTGAGGAGCTCTTTACCGCATGGCTGATGAATGGAGAG ATAGTGATTCTATCACAAGG GAGGAGGTATGTTGCCATGCAAAACCAGATGCAAGCTATTATAGAGTCTCAAAATAACAGCACAATACTAGGTGTTGCAAAAGGACCGACAATGCTTAGAAATGAATTCTGCGATGCGTCCATGGTTGAAACTGGCACTCATGTTCAGACGTTTATGTCTCTCTCCGATTCAGCTACTTCTCCTTTTGATACTCTTTCAGTGGCAGCAGTAGACCCAAATTCTTCTGCTGTCAGCATACTCAATGGCTCACTGAAAAATAAAAGGCTTTCTAGAGAAGTAACTTCCAATGAGATTTCAAATATTCAACCAGAAGTAAATCACATATGCAATCAAG AGCAGAATTCGATGACAAAAGTTGAGATATCGTTGGAGCCAAATACTGAAGCATTTCTTAGTCCAGTAAATCAGTTCAGAACTGGGACAGTGTCTCAAGAACCATCACAGAGTGGATCATCTACCACAGTGCTCGCCTTCTCCACTGGCTTTGATGCATGTGATGATCTTGTCAATTCAGCACAAACTAATTCCATTTGTGAGAGTACCAAAAGGCCTATAGGAGGTCAAAATTGGAATCATAAATCCGTAG ATTATGGAGAAAACATGTTACAAAACAATGTGAAGGATGACAGAAAG aaaggaaatttaattcgGTTGGGATCAGTTAATTCCTCAGTAATTTCTG ACAAGGGCCATCCTACAAAGAAGCGCCTGGTCGAGCTTTCAAGGAAGTAT AATGGCAAGGCAAAAGAGAGAAGTTTGGCACCTGCTTTGCCGTCAGATATGCAAGCAGTTCTTAAGCGCTGCGAAACGCTTGAGAAGGAAGTTAGATCGCTGAAACTTAACCTCtcatttatgaatag CACACTTTCTATCAACAACTTTGGCATCTTCTTTTTATCTTACATGGCCACTACAGCCTTTGCGAGAGCCTATTTGAAAGTCATGAAACCACTGCATGAAAATTATACTGCTG GTGTCTTTCACTAG
- the LOC122014936 gene encoding cyclin-dependent kinase F-4-like — protein sequence MDRYKLIKEVGDGTFGTVWRAINKQSGEVVAIKKLKRKYYSWEECLNLREVKSLRRLNHPNIVKLKEVIRDSDMLHLVFEYMDCNLYQLMKERGKPFSNVEIRNWCFQIFRALAYMHQHGYFHRDLKPENLLVIKNLVKIADFGLAREVHSKPPFTEYVSTRWYRAPEVLLQSSIYSSAVDMWAMGAIMAELFTLRPLFPGLSEADELFKICNVIGSPNRYSWSEGLQLAEAMKYQFPQFAGIPLSVLIPTASKDAIDLISSLCSWDSTKRPSALEVLHHSFFQSCFHIPPSPQLKPEGVYKTPSSAIKGALVSKCVRDPSLGVLSSTRLARNFPTHSSNEFSGIGVQRKLEMNHRDCQKDRTIENDVKPYNHQITPRNIKDGSLVRDVHRTSTVIEKLANLKLNSNRGMEEDGKLLYVKSHPHRQPPKNGVWRAHAYNLGRPREVPAAGSYYTRKVVG from the exons ATGGATAG GTACAAATTAATCAAGGAAGTTGGAGATGGAACTTTTGGGACTGTTTGGCGGGCAATAAACAAGCAAAGTGGTGAAGTG GTTGCTATTAAGAAGTTGAAAAGAAAGTATTACTCATGGGAGGAGTGTTTGAATCTACGGGAAGTAAAG TCTTTGCGAAGGTTAAATCATCCAAACATTGTCAAACTCAAGGAGGTGATTAGAGATAGTGATATGTTGCACCTAGTATTTGAGTACATG GACTGCAACCTCTACCAGCTTATGAAAGAAAGGGGCAAACCCTTTTCAAATGTTGAAATTCGAAATTGGTGTTTTCAAATCTTTCGAGCATTAGCTTACATGCACCAGCATGGTTATTTTCATCGTGACCTAAAGCCTG AGAACTTATTGGTAATTAAGAACCTTGTGAAGATAGCAGATTTTGGCCTTGCTCGTGAAGTTCATTCGAAGCCACCATTCACAGAATATGTTTCAACACGCTG GTATCGAGCTCCAGAAGTTTTGCTTCAATCTTCTATTTACAGTTCTGCAGTTG ATATGTGGGCAATGGGAGCTATCATGGCTGAACTTTTCACACTTCGTCCCCTTTTTCCTGGATTGAG TGAGGcagatgagttattcaaaatctGCAATGTTATTGGATCTCCAAATAGGTACTCTTGGTCAGAAGGACTACAACTTGCAGAAGCAATGAAATATCAGTTCCCACAG TTTGCTGGTATCCCTCTTTCCGTGCTGATTCCAACAGCCAGCAAGGATGCTATTGACCTTATCTCG TCACTTTGTTCGTGGGACTCCACTAAAAGACCCTCTGCATTGGAGGTTCTTCACCATTCTTTCTTCCAG TCTTGCTTTCACATACCACCATCACCTCAGTTGAAACCAGAGGGAGTGTACAAAACACCTTCATCAG CCATTAAAGGTGCGTTGGTGTCAAAATGTGTTAGAGACCCCTCTCTTGGGGTTTTATCCAGTACAAGGCTTGCAAGAAACTTTCCGACCCATAGTTCAAATGAGTTTTCAGGGATAG GTGTGCAAAGAAAGCTGGAGATGAATCATCGG GACTGCCAGAAGGATAGAACGATTGAGAATGATGTTAAACCATATAACCATCAGATAACTCCAAGGAACATCAAAGATG GATCTCTCGTTAGAGATGTACATAGGACCTCAACTGTGATAGAGAAGTTGGCCAACCTGAAACTGAACTCGAATAGAGGTATGGAGGAAGATGGCAAGCTGTTATATGTGAAATCACATCCGCATAGACAACCTCCAAAGAATGGAGTATGGCGTGCTCATGCCTACAATCTCGGTCGACCCCGTGAAGTTCCTGCTGCTGGAAGTTATTATACTAGAAAAGTCGTTGGCTGA